The following are encoded in a window of Pyxidicoccus trucidator genomic DNA:
- the ptsP gene encoding phosphoenolpyruvate--protein phosphotransferase — protein MLTLSRTHVRLGQAATSKTEAIRLVGQALVDEGFIEPGYVDSMLRREKVSATYLGNGIAIPHGTPDAREFVRKTGVVVVQFPRGVEWGGGPAHVVVGIAARSDEHLQVLANLTGVLGDAVKAEELARTTDAGLVVATLNGGASTPEPEAAVTTPAGKGLCIQAISPVPHGLHARPSTVLVEVAKRFRADITVQYGGRTANAKSLVTLLTLGARGGESLTITAVGGDAATALAAIRAAFDAGLDEEVAPQPAAPAPVAVPTARLDYDGPFVAGISASPGIAVGPVWAFQHERLEMSERAPDAARERQRLEQALAGATADLQNLYQEFLKKAGAPRAAIFKAHQELLDDPDMVAEARRHLDAGASAGWAWRRVYEERADVLARLPDPLLAGRAGDLRDVGRRVLRMLADVVEGVATLPDHPVVLLAEDLAPSDTAKLDPAMVLGLCTVGGGATSHTAIIARSLDIPAVVAAGPSVLDLRDGDECILDGNAGVLVVKPSAKDRERAATQRERVREQRDAEKLDRYKPAITRDGRRVEVAANIGSAKDAEKAVNAGGEGVGLMRTEFLFLQREDPPGEDEQYEAYSTMVRALNGLPIILRTLDIGGDKKVPYLSMPAEANPFLGVRGIRLCFEREDLFRTQLRAILRASLEGPVRIMYPMVATLSELRRAKAITEEVRREVGAAPVETGIMIEVPSAVMLADQLAKEVSFFSIGTNDLTQYALAMDREHPVLAPQADGVHPAVLRMVDLTVKAARAAGIWVGACGGVAGDPAGALTLSGLGVSELSVAIPTIPAIKALLRSVSMADMEALARRALACEGAAEVRALVQGLLSRAGVGA, from the coding sequence ATGCTGACATTGAGCAGGACGCATGTCCGACTGGGGCAGGCCGCCACGAGCAAGACGGAGGCCATCCGCCTCGTCGGACAGGCCCTGGTGGACGAGGGCTTCATCGAGCCCGGCTACGTCGACAGCATGCTCCGCCGGGAGAAGGTCTCCGCGACGTACCTGGGCAACGGCATCGCCATTCCCCATGGCACCCCCGATGCCCGGGAGTTCGTGAGGAAGACCGGCGTCGTCGTGGTGCAGTTTCCCCGGGGCGTGGAGTGGGGAGGCGGCCCGGCCCACGTCGTGGTCGGCATCGCGGCACGCTCGGACGAGCACCTCCAGGTCCTGGCCAACCTCACGGGAGTGCTCGGGGACGCGGTCAAGGCGGAGGAGTTGGCCCGGACGACCGACGCGGGCCTCGTCGTCGCCACGCTCAACGGAGGTGCCTCGACGCCGGAGCCCGAGGCGGCGGTGACGACTCCGGCCGGGAAGGGCCTGTGCATCCAGGCCATCTCCCCCGTGCCTCATGGGCTGCACGCGCGCCCGTCCACGGTGCTGGTCGAGGTCGCCAAGCGCTTCCGTGCCGACATCACCGTCCAGTACGGCGGCAGGACGGCCAACGCGAAGAGCCTGGTGACGCTGCTGACGCTCGGCGCGCGGGGCGGCGAGTCGCTGACCATCACCGCGGTGGGCGGGGACGCGGCGACGGCGCTGGCCGCCATCCGCGCCGCGTTCGATGCGGGGCTCGATGAAGAGGTGGCGCCTCAGCCCGCCGCGCCCGCGCCGGTGGCGGTGCCCACCGCGCGGCTCGACTACGACGGGCCCTTCGTCGCCGGCATCTCCGCCTCGCCGGGCATCGCGGTGGGACCGGTGTGGGCCTTCCAGCACGAGCGCCTGGAGATGTCGGAGCGGGCGCCAGACGCGGCGCGCGAGCGCCAGCGGTTGGAGCAGGCGCTGGCCGGCGCCACGGCGGACCTCCAGAACCTGTATCAGGAGTTCCTGAAGAAGGCGGGGGCTCCCCGGGCCGCCATCTTCAAGGCCCACCAGGAGCTGCTGGACGACCCGGACATGGTGGCCGAGGCGCGCCGTCACCTCGACGCGGGGGCCAGCGCGGGCTGGGCCTGGCGGCGGGTGTACGAGGAGCGGGCCGACGTGCTCGCGCGCCTCCCGGACCCGCTGCTCGCCGGGCGCGCAGGAGATTTGCGCGACGTCGGCCGGCGCGTGCTGCGCATGCTGGCGGACGTGGTGGAGGGCGTCGCGACGCTGCCGGACCACCCCGTGGTGCTGCTGGCCGAGGACCTGGCGCCGTCCGACACCGCGAAGCTGGACCCGGCGATGGTGCTGGGCCTGTGCACCGTGGGCGGCGGGGCCACCTCGCACACGGCCATCATCGCCCGCTCGCTCGACATCCCCGCGGTCGTCGCCGCCGGGCCATCGGTGCTCGACCTGCGCGACGGGGACGAGTGCATCCTCGACGGGAATGCCGGCGTGCTGGTCGTCAAGCCCTCCGCGAAAGACAGGGAGCGCGCGGCCACGCAGCGCGAGCGGGTGCGGGAGCAGCGCGACGCCGAGAAGCTGGACCGCTACAAGCCGGCCATCACCCGGGACGGGCGCCGCGTGGAGGTGGCCGCGAACATCGGCTCGGCGAAGGACGCGGAGAAGGCGGTCAACGCCGGGGGCGAGGGCGTGGGGTTGATGCGCACGGAGTTCCTCTTCCTCCAGCGTGAGGACCCGCCCGGCGAGGACGAGCAGTACGAGGCCTACAGCACCATGGTGCGCGCGCTGAACGGGCTGCCCATCATCCTGCGCACGCTGGACATCGGCGGGGACAAGAAGGTGCCCTACCTGTCGATGCCGGCGGAGGCCAACCCGTTCCTCGGCGTGCGCGGCATCCGCCTGTGCTTCGAGCGGGAGGACCTGTTCCGCACGCAGCTGCGCGCCATCCTGCGCGCGTCGCTCGAAGGGCCGGTGCGCATCATGTACCCCATGGTGGCCACGCTCTCCGAGCTGCGCCGGGCGAAGGCCATCACCGAGGAGGTGCGGCGCGAGGTGGGCGCGGCACCGGTGGAGACGGGCATCATGATTGAAGTCCCGTCGGCGGTGATGCTGGCCGACCAGCTGGCGAAGGAGGTGTCCTTCTTCTCCATCGGCACCAATGACTTGACGCAGTACGCGCTGGCGATGGACCGCGAGCACCCCGTGCTCGCGCCCCAGGCGGACGGCGTCCACCCGGCCGTGCTCCGCATGGTCGACCTCACCGTGAAGGCCGCGCGCGCGGCCGGCATCTGGGTGGGGGCCTGCGGCGGCGTGGCGGGAGACCCGGCCGGTGCGCTGACACTGTCCGGGCTGGGGGTCAGCGAGCTGAGCGTCGCCATTCCCACCATCCCCGCAATCAAGGCGCTGCTGCGGAGCGTGTCGATGGCGGACATGGAGGCGCTGGCTCGCCGGGCACTCGCCTGTGAGGGCGCGGCGGAGGTGCGGGCCCTGGTGCAGGGCCTGCTGTCCAGGGCAGGGGTGGGCGCATGA
- the pfkB gene encoding 1-phosphofructokinase has protein sequence MKPTKPGIVTVSLNSAIDQTLDCPGFTAGAVNRVVAETRTAGGKAINVAAFLAGGSTPVTASGFLGTDNAQVFEALFRERGIQDRCMRLPGSSRVNIKVVDRASGAVTDLNLPGLRVPEGSLDLLTERLERLADDNGCFVLAGSLPAGVPEDSYVTLMARLRARGALVVVDTSGAPLKHAVAAKPDMVKPNAHELSELLGRPLPDRTEVVRAARGLHATGIGLVVVSLGAEGAIFVGREGALLAVPPRVEVASTVGAGDSMVAGVLSARLAGKDLEACARYGTAFAAGKLARVGPVPPSPERVEALMRDVAIHSLGSA, from the coding sequence ATGAAGCCGACGAAGCCCGGCATCGTCACCGTGAGCCTCAACTCCGCCATCGACCAGACGCTCGACTGTCCCGGCTTCACGGCGGGCGCCGTCAACCGCGTGGTGGCGGAGACGCGCACGGCCGGTGGCAAGGCCATCAACGTCGCCGCCTTCCTCGCGGGTGGCTCCACGCCCGTCACCGCCTCGGGGTTCCTGGGCACGGACAATGCGCAGGTGTTCGAGGCGCTGTTCCGCGAGCGCGGCATCCAGGACCGCTGCATGCGGCTGCCCGGCTCCAGCCGCGTCAACATCAAGGTGGTGGACCGCGCGTCCGGCGCGGTGACGGACCTCAACCTCCCCGGGCTGCGTGTCCCCGAAGGCTCGCTGGACCTGCTGACGGAGCGGCTGGAGAGGCTGGCGGACGACAACGGGTGCTTCGTGCTCGCGGGCAGCCTGCCGGCCGGGGTGCCCGAGGACAGCTACGTCACGCTGATGGCGCGGCTCCGGGCCCGGGGCGCGCTGGTGGTGGTGGACACCAGCGGCGCGCCGCTGAAGCACGCGGTGGCCGCGAAGCCCGACATGGTGAAGCCCAACGCGCATGAGCTGTCCGAGCTGCTCGGCCGACCGCTCCCGGACAGGACCGAGGTGGTGCGCGCCGCGCGCGGGCTCCATGCGACGGGCATCGGGCTGGTGGTGGTGTCGTTGGGGGCGGAGGGCGCCATCTTCGTCGGCCGCGAGGGAGCGTTGCTGGCGGTGCCGCCCCGGGTGGAGGTCGCGAGCACGGTGGGGGCAGGGGACTCCATGGTGGCCGGCGTGCTGTCCGCGCGGCTCGCGGGGAAGGACCTGGAGGCGTGCGCGCGCTACGGCACCGCCTTCGCTGCCGGGAAGCTGGCCCGCGTCGGCCCGGTGCCCCCCTCACCGGAGCGGGTGGAAGCGCTGATGCGGGACGTGGCGATTCACTCCCTGGGCAGTGCCTGA
- a CDS encoding PTS fructose-like transporter subunit IIB: MAKLVAITACPTGIAHTFMAAEALRRVAALKGHEITVETRGSEGVRTPLDPAAVAAADAVIVAADITVDESRFQGKRIVRTSTAEAIRETDHIIDEAVARVDVPSPGPEQAMVAPPVAQVTAAPPAQATVVTATPVPASVPGVSGRLVAITACPTGIAHTFMAAEALTRAAKAKGYTIKVETQGSVGAKNLLTPEEIAAADAVIIGADTHVSTERFAGKRLLKTSVGEALKQADSVITRALSLPVAPAGATPAEAAAQAGARAKGEPAGPYKHLLTGVSFMLPFVVAGGLVMALSFVFGIEAFKEEGTLPAALMQIGQAAFALMVPALAGYIAYSIADRPGLAPGFIGGMLASRLEAGFLGGIAAGFLAGYVARWFRDHIRLPVTLEGLKPVLILPLLSSLVVGLLMVYVIGTPVAAIMNGLTGFLSGMSGTNAILLGLLLGAMVAVDTGGPVNKAAYAFAVGLLGSNTFTPMAAVMAAGMTPPLGLALATVVARNRFTLQEREAGKAAAVLGLSFITEGAIPFAAKDPLRVIPSIVFGSAVTGALSMWFGCGLRAPHGGVFVLAIPNAVAPVGLYLLAILVGTLATTLALVILKRPLPEEPVLTAPENTPSLG, translated from the coding sequence ATGGCGAAACTGGTAGCCATCACCGCCTGCCCGACGGGAATCGCCCACACCTTCATGGCGGCCGAGGCGCTGCGCCGGGTGGCCGCGCTCAAGGGCCATGAAATCACCGTCGAGACTCGCGGCTCCGAGGGCGTGCGCACGCCGCTGGACCCGGCGGCCGTCGCCGCGGCGGACGCGGTCATCGTCGCGGCCGACATCACCGTCGACGAGTCCCGCTTCCAGGGCAAGCGCATCGTCCGGACCTCCACGGCGGAGGCCATCCGCGAGACGGACCACATCATCGACGAGGCCGTGGCTCGCGTGGACGTGCCCTCGCCGGGGCCGGAGCAGGCCATGGTGGCGCCGCCCGTCGCGCAGGTGACGGCGGCACCACCCGCGCAGGCCACGGTGGTGACGGCCACACCCGTGCCCGCGTCCGTGCCCGGAGTCTCGGGCAGGCTGGTGGCCATCACCGCCTGTCCCACCGGCATCGCCCACACCTTCATGGCCGCCGAGGCGCTGACGCGCGCCGCGAAGGCGAAGGGCTACACCATCAAGGTGGAGACGCAGGGCTCCGTGGGCGCGAAGAATCTCCTGACGCCGGAGGAAATCGCGGCGGCGGACGCGGTCATCATCGGCGCGGACACGCACGTCTCCACCGAGCGCTTCGCCGGCAAGCGGCTGCTGAAGACCTCCGTGGGTGAGGCGCTGAAGCAGGCGGACTCGGTGATAACGCGGGCGCTGTCCCTGCCCGTCGCACCCGCAGGTGCCACGCCCGCCGAGGCCGCCGCGCAGGCCGGTGCCCGCGCGAAGGGGGAGCCGGCCGGGCCCTACAAGCACCTGCTGACGGGCGTGTCCTTCATGCTCCCGTTCGTCGTGGCGGGCGGGCTCGTCATGGCGCTGTCGTTCGTCTTCGGCATCGAGGCCTTCAAGGAGGAGGGCACGCTGCCCGCCGCGCTGATGCAGATTGGCCAGGCGGCCTTCGCGCTGATGGTGCCCGCGCTGGCGGGCTACATCGCCTACTCCATCGCGGACAGGCCAGGGCTGGCGCCGGGCTTCATCGGCGGCATGCTGGCGAGCCGCCTCGAAGCGGGCTTCCTGGGCGGAATCGCCGCGGGCTTCCTGGCCGGCTACGTGGCACGGTGGTTCCGCGACCACATCCGTCTGCCGGTGACGCTGGAGGGGCTCAAGCCGGTCCTCATCCTCCCGCTGCTCTCGTCGCTCGTGGTCGGGCTGTTGATGGTCTACGTGATTGGCACGCCGGTGGCCGCCATCATGAACGGGCTGACCGGGTTCCTGTCGGGGATGAGCGGCACCAACGCCATCCTGTTGGGGCTGTTGCTCGGCGCCATGGTGGCCGTGGACACGGGAGGCCCCGTCAACAAGGCGGCCTATGCCTTCGCGGTGGGCCTGCTGGGCTCCAACACCTTCACGCCGATGGCCGCGGTGATGGCGGCGGGCATGACGCCGCCCCTGGGGCTGGCCCTGGCCACGGTGGTTGCCCGCAACCGCTTCACGCTCCAGGAGCGCGAGGCCGGCAAGGCCGCCGCGGTGCTCGGCCTGTCCTTCATCACCGAGGGGGCCATTCCCTTCGCCGCCAAGGACCCGCTGCGCGTCATTCCCTCCATCGTGTTCGGCTCCGCGGTGACGGGGGCCCTGTCCATGTGGTTCGGCTGCGGCCTGCGCGCGCCGCACGGGGGCGTGTTCGTGCTCGCCATCCCCAACGCGGTGGCGCCGGTGGGCCTGTACCTCCTGGCCATCCTCGTGGGCACGCTGGCCACCACGCTGGCGCTGGTCATCCTGAAGCGCCCGCTCCCGGAGGAGCCGGTGCTGACGGCCCCTGAGAACACGCCCAGCCTGGGCTAG
- a CDS encoding DUF885 domain-containing protein, whose translation MFRAVLLLAVGFLAMLPSTAEARKPDATAAALHALIQREWQYQLEHSPTYASVSGDRRWNDRWDDLSLEALEADHQHNLQVVAQVKKLDRKKLSAADQLNYDLFLREYELWVEERRFKLHLMPSNHLGGIPEGIKQPPGVQTAYQLADTLRFETAKDYEDWLTRLQRFGTYVDQVMALMREGLREGRVHPQVVVKRMPPQVEKQLVDDPTKSGFFSPFGRFPATIPAAEQQRLAAAGRAAIAQGVLPALKRYHQFLTGEYVPKGSGQVGISRLPEGSELYAFLARRYTTTSLTPDEIHALGLSEVKRLRAEMEAVKVKAGFQGSLPEFFRFLRTDARFYYRTGDELLTRYRSLSKRIDPLLVRLFKTLPRQPYGVEPTPEAMAPDATTGFYYPGASDGSRPGTYLVNLYRPETRPRWEMVPLTLHEAVPGHHLQTALAAEQTDIPEFRRFAYYVAYGEGWALYCETLGDELGLYEDPYDKFGQLAYDMWRAVRLVVDTGMHVKGWTRQQALDFFMENAPRQELDVTNEIDRYIAWPAQALAYKIGQLRIRELRTRAERELGPRFDVREFHDVVLLDGSLPLDVLEGKVQAWVAARKGTPAGAP comes from the coding sequence ATGTTCCGCGCAGTCCTTCTCCTCGCCGTGGGGTTCCTCGCGATGCTCCCTTCCACCGCCGAAGCCCGCAAGCCGGACGCCACCGCCGCCGCGCTGCACGCCCTCATCCAGCGCGAGTGGCAGTACCAATTGGAGCACAGCCCGACGTACGCCTCCGTCTCGGGAGACCGCCGGTGGAATGACCGCTGGGACGACCTGAGCCTGGAGGCGCTCGAGGCGGACCACCAGCACAACCTCCAGGTCGTCGCGCAGGTGAAGAAGCTGGACCGGAAGAAGCTCTCCGCCGCGGACCAGCTCAACTACGACCTGTTCCTCCGTGAGTACGAATTGTGGGTGGAGGAGCGCCGCTTCAAGCTGCACCTGATGCCCTCGAACCACCTGGGCGGCATCCCCGAGGGAATCAAGCAGCCCCCGGGAGTGCAGACGGCCTACCAGCTCGCCGACACGCTGCGCTTCGAGACCGCGAAGGACTACGAGGACTGGCTCACCCGGCTCCAGCGGTTCGGCACGTACGTGGACCAGGTGATGGCGCTCATGCGCGAGGGCCTGCGCGAGGGGCGCGTCCATCCCCAGGTCGTCGTGAAGCGCATGCCACCCCAGGTGGAGAAGCAGCTCGTGGACGACCCCACGAAGAGCGGCTTCTTCAGCCCCTTCGGCCGCTTCCCCGCCACCATTCCCGCCGCCGAGCAGCAGCGGCTCGCCGCCGCGGGCCGCGCCGCCATCGCCCAGGGCGTGCTGCCCGCGCTGAAGCGCTACCACCAGTTCCTCACCGGGGAGTACGTCCCGAAGGGCTCGGGGCAGGTGGGCATCTCCCGGCTCCCCGAGGGAAGCGAGCTGTATGCCTTCCTCGCCCGCCGCTACACGACGACGTCGCTGACGCCGGACGAAATCCACGCGCTGGGCCTGTCCGAGGTGAAGCGCCTCCGCGCGGAGATGGAGGCGGTGAAGGTGAAGGCGGGCTTCCAGGGCTCGCTGCCGGAGTTCTTCCGCTTCCTGCGCACGGACGCGCGCTTCTACTACCGCACGGGTGACGAGCTGCTGACGCGCTACCGCAGCCTGTCCAAGCGCATCGACCCGCTGCTGGTGCGGCTGTTCAAGACGCTGCCCCGGCAGCCGTACGGCGTGGAGCCGACGCCCGAGGCCATGGCCCCGGACGCGACGACGGGCTTCTACTACCCCGGCGCGTCGGACGGCTCGCGCCCCGGCACGTACCTGGTGAACCTCTACCGCCCGGAGACGCGCCCCCGATGGGAGATGGTTCCGCTCACGCTCCACGAGGCCGTGCCCGGGCACCACCTCCAGACGGCGCTCGCCGCCGAGCAGACTGACATCCCCGAGTTCCGTCGCTTCGCCTACTACGTGGCCTACGGCGAGGGCTGGGCCCTGTACTGCGAGACGCTGGGTGACGAGCTGGGCCTGTACGAAGACCCCTACGACAAGTTCGGCCAGCTCGCGTACGACATGTGGCGCGCCGTCCGCCTCGTCGTGGACACCGGCATGCACGTGAAGGGCTGGACGCGCCAGCAGGCCCTGGACTTCTTCATGGAGAACGCGCCGCGCCAGGAGCTGGACGTCACCAACGAAATCGACCGCTACATCGCGTGGCCGGCGCAGGCGCTGGCCTACAAGATTGGCCAGCTCCGGATTCGGGAGCTGCGCACGCGCGCGGAGCGGGAGCTGGGCCCCCGCTTCGACGTGCGCGAGTTCCACGACGTGGTGCTGCTCGACGGCTCCCTGCCGCTGGACGTCCTGGAGGGGAAGGTCCAGGCCTGGGTGGCCGCGCGGAAGGGGACTCCGGCCGGAGCCCCCTGA
- a CDS encoding P1 family peptidase: MRAPWRPLPCCLLLCLALLPRTGEARSTPSKPRARELGITFGGRPGPLNAITDVPGVEVGHTTLISGEGRLETGKGPVRTGVTAVLPRGRDGVGEPVFAAMFALNGNGEMTGSHWVAESGQLSGPVMLTNTNDVGTVRDAVIAWAMKRGVEWELGLPVVAETWDGQLHDVYGFHVKATHAHQALDGARGGAVAEGSVGGGTGMMCHGFKGGIGTASRKLPEAEGGYTVGVLVQCNYGSRRLLSVEGVPVGEEISDLRPCYTGSQKPGNEMFGKIPPCSTSGGVTRPTIPEGAGSIIIVVATDAPLLPHQLSRLARRVPLGIGKMGGLGENASGDIFLALSTQRLKAPEAAPVASVSVLDNDRITPLFEATVQATQEAILNSMLASGTMTGADGVRIFALPQDRLVKAMRRYGRLTAVPGTPPKKAAPPRPTP, encoded by the coding sequence ATGCGCGCTCCCTGGCGTCCCCTGCCCTGCTGCCTGTTGCTGTGTCTGGCGTTGCTGCCCCGAACGGGCGAGGCCCGGTCCACCCCGTCGAAGCCTCGCGCCCGTGAGCTGGGCATCACCTTCGGTGGGCGTCCCGGACCGCTCAACGCCATCACCGACGTGCCCGGCGTGGAGGTGGGCCACACCACGCTCATCTCAGGGGAAGGCCGGCTGGAGACGGGCAAGGGGCCGGTGCGGACCGGCGTCACCGCCGTGCTTCCCCGGGGACGCGACGGCGTGGGCGAGCCCGTGTTCGCCGCGATGTTCGCCCTCAATGGCAATGGCGAGATGACGGGCTCCCACTGGGTGGCGGAGTCGGGCCAGCTCTCCGGGCCGGTCATGCTGACCAACACCAACGACGTAGGCACGGTGCGCGACGCGGTGATTGCCTGGGCGATGAAGCGCGGCGTCGAGTGGGAGCTGGGCCTGCCCGTGGTAGCGGAGACCTGGGACGGACAGCTGCACGACGTCTACGGCTTCCACGTGAAGGCCACGCACGCGCACCAGGCGCTCGACGGCGCGCGCGGAGGCGCCGTCGCGGAGGGCTCGGTGGGCGGCGGCACGGGGATGATGTGCCATGGCTTCAAGGGCGGCATCGGCACGGCGTCTCGCAAGCTGCCCGAGGCCGAGGGCGGCTACACCGTGGGCGTGCTGGTGCAGTGCAACTACGGCTCGCGCCGGCTCCTCTCCGTGGAGGGCGTGCCGGTGGGCGAGGAGATCAGCGACCTGCGCCCCTGCTACACGGGCTCCCAGAAGCCGGGCAACGAGATGTTCGGGAAGATACCGCCCTGCTCGACCTCGGGCGGCGTCACCCGGCCCACAATCCCCGAGGGCGCGGGCTCCATCATCATCGTCGTCGCCACGGACGCGCCGCTGCTGCCCCATCAGCTCTCGCGGCTGGCCCGGCGCGTGCCGCTGGGCATCGGAAAGATGGGCGGACTGGGAGAGAACGCCTCGGGCGACATCTTCCTCGCCCTCTCCACCCAGCGCCTGAAGGCTCCCGAGGCGGCGCCGGTGGCCAGCGTGTCGGTGCTCGACAACGACCGCATCACCCCGCTCTTCGAGGCCACGGTGCAGGCCACGCAGGAGGCCATCCTCAACTCCATGCTCGCCTCGGGGACGATGACCGGCGCGGATGGCGTCCGTATCTTCGCCTTGCCCCAGGACCGGCTCGTGAAGGCGATGCGGCGATACGGGCGGCTGACGGCGGTGCCAGGGACTCCGCCGAAGAAGGCCGCGCCTCCCAGACCCACGCCCTGA
- a CDS encoding ArsR/SmtB family transcription factor codes for MTLKATHSNLDHTLMALADPTRRAILRRLYEGEARVTELAKPFDMSLNAVSKHIRMLERAHLVRRRRAGREHLLSFNPEPLDEASSWMETQRAFWSSRLDALDTLLRAERAAPLPPEKKEKGRTR; via the coding sequence ATGACCCTGAAGGCGACGCACTCCAACCTGGACCACACCCTGATGGCGCTGGCGGACCCGACGCGGCGGGCCATCCTGCGGCGCCTCTACGAGGGCGAGGCGCGCGTCACCGAGCTCGCGAAGCCCTTCGACATGTCGCTGAACGCCGTCTCCAAGCACATCCGCATGCTCGAGCGCGCCCACCTGGTACGCCGACGCCGCGCGGGGCGGGAGCACCTCCTGTCCTTCAATCCGGAGCCGCTCGACGAGGCCTCATCTTGGATGGAGACGCAGCGGGCCTTCTGGTCCTCCCGGTTGGACGCGCTCGACACACTCCTTCGCGCCGAGCGCGCGGCCCCGCTCCCTCCTGAGAAGAAGGAGAAGGGCCGCACCCGCTGA
- a CDS encoding PKD domain-containing protein: MPPDDRDGGKRVRGWLVLVAGGALVLIGMALVLPEGGEAPLRPTSLGTVVVAKPRATESAPVPVERARPLPVASAPVPPAATGEALSLALNEERVVLASSAVIEGIDADRPWVCAGEPMMLSARVGGAPEPDAVHRWVWPGSDTGAELHPGARLQWRAPKTAGRYYVRFQVCRDLGGRRVGVLAEQVVGIDVRACGAGESQAAEPLRVVVTQRGPADFVFQAVTPGGGPLTGYQWDFGDGTSSVTVEPTATHAYDMRALGATDVGDFTVRLTARDGAGGALSATAFARVRGQPAADVPPWATLEVELGREPSGAEGWKSRVVVHVPEDGDVTWERVERVTVGWDDQVDVRTRPWHEVITVEEELGRGGFRGHVTVRPSEVTPDVKQVVDSLHGRDAVGREVALSWAAYKSVPERRPPPP; the protein is encoded by the coding sequence ATGCCTCCTGACGACCGTGACGGTGGGAAGCGCGTCCGGGGTTGGCTCGTCCTCGTGGCGGGCGGAGCCCTGGTGCTCATTGGCATGGCGCTGGTGCTTCCCGAGGGTGGGGAAGCACCGCTGCGGCCCACCAGCCTGGGCACGGTGGTGGTGGCGAAGCCGCGCGCGACGGAGTCCGCGCCGGTTCCGGTGGAGCGCGCACGGCCGTTGCCAGTGGCCTCGGCGCCCGTTCCCCCCGCTGCCACGGGGGAGGCGCTCTCCCTGGCCTTGAACGAGGAGCGGGTGGTGCTGGCGTCCAGCGCCGTCATCGAGGGCATCGACGCGGACCGTCCGTGGGTCTGCGCGGGCGAGCCGATGATGCTGTCCGCCCGCGTGGGCGGCGCGCCGGAGCCAGACGCCGTGCACCGCTGGGTGTGGCCGGGCTCCGACACGGGGGCCGAGCTGCACCCGGGCGCGCGGCTCCAGTGGCGCGCTCCGAAGACGGCGGGTCGGTACTACGTGCGCTTCCAGGTGTGCAGGGACCTGGGAGGCCGGCGCGTGGGTGTGCTGGCCGAGCAGGTGGTGGGCATCGACGTGCGCGCATGCGGGGCAGGGGAGTCACAGGCGGCGGAGCCGCTGCGCGTCGTGGTCACCCAGCGGGGGCCGGCGGACTTCGTCTTCCAGGCGGTGACTCCGGGCGGGGGGCCGCTCACCGGGTACCAATGGGACTTCGGCGATGGGACGTCGTCGGTCACCGTCGAGCCCACGGCCACCCATGCCTATGACATGCGAGCGCTCGGGGCGACGGACGTGGGTGACTTCACGGTGCGGCTCACGGCGCGCGATGGAGCGGGCGGCGCGCTGAGCGCCACGGCCTTCGCGCGGGTCCGGGGGCAGCCAGCCGCTGACGTTCCCCCGTGGGCGACGCTGGAGGTCGAGCTGGGGCGCGAGCCCTCCGGCGCGGAGGGCTGGAAGAGCCGGGTGGTGGTGCACGTCCCGGAGGACGGCGACGTCACGTGGGAGCGCGTGGAGCGCGTCACCGTGGGCTGGGATGACCAGGTGGACGTCCGGACGCGTCCCTGGCACGAGGTCATCACCGTGGAGGAGGAGCTGGGACGCGGAGGCTTCCGCGGCCACGTCACGGTGCGCCCGTCCGAAGTGACACCGGACGTCAAGCAGGTGGTGGACTCCCTCCATGGGCGTGACGCGGTAGGCAGGGAGGTGGCGCTGTCGTGGGCCGCCTACAAGAGCGTCCCCGAGCGCCGGCCACCTCCTCCATAG
- a CDS encoding PaxA produces the protein MFAQQTDPPPRILGFAAFSIAVHVGIVAVLVFLVKPIVIEAEQPIEVVLNLGRAPPPPPPPPPPAARKTTPRKVEKKPRTELRQPVEVQPIPEEKPVEAATPEPETPEPETPAEGGVEGGVEGGVAGGVVGGVVGGVVGGTLGGTGSGEPVKPKNVPPFVIQRDVVRQSSPRLSEVFKQAHRGQTVQGIYKVCVATNGSVYEVTPVKSVPGADDDIIKGLKVGWEYKPQKVPVCFLYNIPITIQ, from the coding sequence ATGTTCGCGCAGCAGACCGATCCTCCTCCGCGCATCCTCGGCTTCGCCGCCTTCTCCATCGCCGTCCACGTCGGCATCGTGGCGGTGCTGGTGTTCCTGGTGAAACCCATCGTCATCGAGGCGGAGCAGCCCATCGAGGTGGTGCTGAACCTCGGCAGGGCCCCGCCTCCGCCCCCCCCTCCCCCGCCGCCCGCGGCGCGAAAGACGACTCCGCGCAAGGTGGAGAAGAAGCCCAGGACAGAGCTACGCCAGCCCGTGGAGGTGCAGCCCATTCCCGAGGAGAAGCCCGTCGAGGCGGCGACTCCGGAGCCCGAGACTCCAGAGCCCGAGACGCCCGCCGAGGGCGGTGTCGAGGGTGGCGTGGAGGGCGGTGTAGCAGGTGGGGTGGTAGGAGGCGTGGTGGGAGGCGTCGTGGGCGGCACCCTTGGGGGGACTGGCTCTGGCGAGCCGGTGAAGCCCAAGAATGTGCCCCCCTTCGTCATCCAGCGTGACGTGGTGCGCCAGTCGTCGCCGCGCCTGTCCGAGGTGTTCAAGCAGGCCCACCGCGGTCAGACGGTGCAGGGCATCTACAAGGTGTGCGTCGCCACCAACGGCAGCGTGTACGAAGTGACCCCGGTGAAGTCCGTACCCGGCGCGGATGACGACATCATCAAGGGACTCAAGGTGGGCTGGGAGTACAAGCCCCAGAAGGTCCCGGTGTGCTTCCTCTACAATATCCCCATCACCATCCAGTGA